From one Candidatus Zixiibacteriota bacterium genomic stretch:
- a CDS encoding C4-type zinc ribbon domain-containing protein — protein MNNDLELLLRLQVIDYDIGELERSKEYLPDMIENLNREIEEAKAKLAEAKLSLEETRVRQKQLELEIKTHESHLQKYQQQMMSIKTNKEYDALVAEIDSVKLGMSNSETELIQAIERAETLEKEIVELGEKSAQVEENNTRQLQILQEKIDSIGETMSSKESDRGAIVSSMPRSTLSVYERVRRGKGGQAVVVVKKRACGACFKALTPKKIQDVKRGDRVFTCDHCGAIIYWDDSVSA, from the coding sequence ATGAACAACGATCTCGAATTGTTGCTTCGACTGCAGGTGATCGACTACGATATCGGGGAATTGGAACGCTCGAAGGAGTACCTTCCCGACATGATCGAAAACCTCAACAGGGAGATCGAGGAAGCAAAGGCGAAGCTGGCCGAAGCGAAATTGTCGCTCGAGGAGACCCGGGTCCGTCAGAAGCAGCTCGAACTCGAAATCAAAACGCACGAGTCTCATCTGCAGAAGTACCAGCAGCAGATGATGTCTATCAAGACGAACAAGGAATACGATGCGCTGGTGGCGGAGATTGACTCTGTCAAACTGGGCATGTCCAACAGCGAAACGGAGCTGATTCAGGCGATCGAGCGTGCGGAGACACTCGAAAAGGAGATTGTCGAACTGGGCGAGAAGAGCGCGCAGGTTGAAGAGAACAACACCAGGCAGCTGCAGATTCTCCAGGAGAAGATCGACTCGATCGGCGAGACGATGTCGAGCAAAGAGAGCGACCGGGGAGCGATAGTCTCCTCGATGCCGCGCAGCACGCTGTCGGTGTACGAGCGGGTTCGGCGCGGCAAGGGCGGGCAGGCGGTCGTGGTGGTCAAAAAACGGGCGTGCGGCGCATGTTTCAAGGCCTTGACGCCCAAGAAGATTCAGGACGTGAAGCGCGGCGACCGGGTGTTCACCTGCGATCATTGCGGCGCCATTATTTACTGGGATGATTCGGTTTCCGCCTGA
- a CDS encoding superoxide dismutase yields MKFLALEIELPGIDENAYEPHLKDEARRVHQLYLDGILREIYFRGDKPLAVIVLECDSLDLARRAIDSLPLVQKGLIQFEVAPLQPYPGWGRLIES; encoded by the coding sequence ATGAAATTTCTCGCGCTCGAAATAGAGCTTCCGGGTATCGACGAGAACGCTTATGAGCCTCATCTGAAAGATGAGGCGCGGCGGGTGCATCAGCTGTATCTCGACGGCATTCTTCGCGAAATCTATTTCCGGGGGGACAAGCCGCTGGCGGTGATCGTGCTCGAGTGTGACTCGCTCGACTTGGCTCGTCGCGCTATCGACAGCCTGCCGCTTGTGCAGAAGGGGCTGATTCAGTTTGAGGTGGCTCCGTTGCAGCCGTATCCGGGTTGGGGGCGGTTGATAGAGAGCTGA
- a CDS encoding 4-hydroxyphenylacetate 3-hydroxylase N-terminal domain-containing protein, which yields MAIRTYDEYIASLKSMRPNIHKFDELIEDVTTHPATKRTVEGHAWTFRAAADPELRDMVTTVSHLTGEPISRYLSIIQTPEDMYANSRMKRLMFQLTGTCTGGRCAGWTALNAMFVTTYDMDKELGTDYHQRLIRWLKDAQARDITMSGALTDPKGDRTKKPSQQEDPDMFLRVVEKRDDGIVVRGAKVMICGIAAAQEIFILPGSGYKDEDADYCVSFVIPKDIKGLTIVETRHPSDERDYEDGFDNPITEGGITQAFLLFEDVFIPKERVFMCGESKFSGPAVMNFIGPYRAAIGGCVAGQGDIKIGSAILTARTNGLSAKVFTDKVVQMHINNETTFGMGIAAAALGKKHPSGAWQCNQLLSNVNKVHVATLPYQTSVLAQDIAGGIAETGCMPSYKDFQSKKYGHLIQKYMKARHSAEARSRAARLVEWCTIGGGVPGCMHGGGSPDGAKLMIRLMGDLEKKVEIARKLAGVKEEVPDPSGK from the coding sequence ATGGCTATCCGTACCTACGACGAGTACATCGCGTCGCTTAAGTCGATGCGCCCCAATATCCACAAGTTCGACGAATTGATCGAGGACGTCACCACCCATCCAGCCACAAAACGGACGGTCGAAGGACATGCCTGGACATTCCGGGCGGCGGCCGACCCCGAGCTGCGCGACATGGTGACAACCGTCTCACACCTGACCGGGGAGCCGATAAGCCGTTATCTGTCGATCATTCAGACTCCCGAGGACATGTACGCCAACTCGCGTATGAAACGGCTGATGTTCCAGTTGACCGGGACATGCACGGGTGGTCGGTGCGCAGGATGGACGGCGCTCAACGCGATGTTCGTTACGACCTATGACATGGACAAAGAGCTGGGGACAGATTACCACCAGCGTCTGATTCGATGGCTGAAGGACGCGCAGGCGCGCGACATCACCATGTCCGGCGCGCTGACCGATCCGAAAGGCGACCGAACCAAAAAACCGTCGCAGCAGGAAGACCCGGACATGTTTCTGCGGGTGGTCGAGAAGCGCGATGACGGTATCGTCGTGCGGGGCGCGAAGGTGATGATCTGTGGCATCGCGGCGGCGCAGGAAATCTTCATTCTGCCGGGCAGCGGCTACAAGGACGAAGATGCCGACTACTGCGTGTCGTTTGTCATTCCCAAGGATATCAAGGGACTGACGATTGTCGAGACCCGGCATCCGTCGGACGAGCGAGACTACGAGGACGGGTTCGACAATCCGATCACGGAAGGCGGGATCACGCAGGCGTTCCTGCTGTTCGAGGACGTGTTTATCCCGAAAGAGCGCGTGTTTATGTGCGGCGAGTCGAAGTTTTCGGGCCCGGCGGTGATGAACTTTATCGGCCCCTACCGGGCCGCGATCGGTGGCTGTGTGGCCGGGCAGGGGGATATCAAGATCGGGTCGGCCATTCTGACTGCGCGCACTAACGGTTTGTCGGCGAAGGTATTCACCGACAAGGTTGTGCAGATGCATATCAATAACGAGACGACGTTTGGGATGGGGATCGCGGCGGCGGCGCTGGGCAAAAAACACCCATCGGGGGCCTGGCAGTGCAACCAGCTTCTGTCGAACGTAAACAAGGTGCATGTGGCTACGCTGCCGTATCAGACGTCGGTGCTCGCGCAGGATATCGCGGGGGGAATCGCCGAGACGGGGTGTATGCCGTCGTACAAGGATTTCCAGTCCAAAAAGTACGGCCATCTGATACAGAAATACATGAAAGCCAGACATTCGGCCGAGGCGCGCAGCCGGGCAGCGCGTCTGGTCGAATGGTGTACGATCGGCGGCGGCGTGCCGGGGTGCATGCACGGCGGCGGCTCGCCCGACGGCGCCAAGCTGATGATCCGGCTGATGGGCGATCTGGAGAAGAAGGTCGAGATCGCGCGCAAGCTGGCGGGTGTGAAAGAGGAGGTGCCGGACCCATCGGGGAAGTGA
- a CDS encoding carboxypeptidase-like regulatory domain-containing protein: protein MFLTKVFARLLFVGAALALYGSCQRESVDSVSTVRGTVTDSLTGVPLAGAEIFLRDTLMGELMYVTDSTGDYDVGSFGVAQWTIYCRADGYRTKSRYVQGEGTIENVDFEMAQ, encoded by the coding sequence ATGTTTTTGACAAAAGTATTTGCTCGGCTGCTATTTGTCGGTGCCGCTCTTGCACTTTATGGCAGTTGCCAGAGGGAGAGCGTTGATTCCGTGTCCACGGTCCGGGGGACGGTAACCGATTCATTGACCGGTGTACCTCTTGCCGGGGCCGAGATTTTCCTCAGAGATACGTTAATGGGTGAGCTAATGTATGTTACCGACTCTACGGGAGACTATGACGTTGGAAGTTTCGGCGTGGCCCAATGGACGATCTATTGTAGAGCCGACGGTTATCGAACGAAGAGTCGCTACGTGCAGGGTGAGGGCACTATAGAAAACGTCGACTTCGAAATGGCGCAGTAA
- a CDS encoding SpoIIE family protein phosphatase has product MTIPTQHYTRTEKLLLEAARTFNSTRDYEDLMASVLRLAITAVDCEAALVFRVDHNQPDVKIRLLQADSDRPLVYRREIGESVAGYAARFQEPVIVNDVAADSRVDHGIIGASGITLRSLMAVPLIGKGHMIGVVEVINKVNGIFTATDLDIMIGLNNQMAVAIDNAHLVRELKREALERKLLYDVGIRLAGALELNELLKDIMASMQQVVHYEVGGIFLIDAARNDIQSIYTVGYEQGVDDKLNLKIGQGLVGHVANTGLGVIVPDVTRDPYYISVHDETRSEIAVPIKVGDRVIGVINLESNELDAYDEHSLSLINAFAAHAAISLERARMHESMMAGKRLEEQLNVARTIQQTFLPNKPPRVKGYDIRGSNVSSGQVGGDYFDYIKIVDSQHGLTVADVSGKGVPAALIMASFRASLIAEIRNNYSIRTICQKVNTLLVESLDPGRYVTAVYGVLDSANNIFTYANCGHNLPFLLRADGSVQYLREGGPVLGVTAHAVFEEQAVFLNVGDLIVLYTDGVTEVFNEDGEEFGIERLVEIVKGCRDCSCEQIEHRIYNEVRGFAAKSHRFDDFTLMIIKRLE; this is encoded by the coding sequence ATGACGATACCCACGCAGCATTATACGCGGACAGAGAAGCTTCTGCTCGAAGCGGCCCGGACGTTTAATTCGACGCGGGACTACGAGGACCTGATGGCATCGGTGCTTCGTCTGGCCATCACCGCGGTCGACTGTGAGGCGGCGCTGGTCTTCCGGGTTGACCACAACCAACCCGATGTCAAGATCCGGCTGCTGCAGGCCGATTCCGACCGGCCGCTGGTGTACCGACGGGAAATCGGCGAAAGCGTGGCCGGCTATGCGGCGCGTTTTCAGGAGCCGGTGATCGTGAACGATGTTGCCGCCGATTCCCGGGTGGATCACGGAATTATCGGGGCGAGCGGTATCACGCTCCGGTCGCTTATGGCGGTACCGCTGATCGGCAAGGGCCACATGATCGGCGTCGTGGAGGTCATCAACAAGGTCAACGGCATATTCACCGCCACCGACCTCGATATCATGATCGGGCTGAACAACCAGATGGCGGTGGCGATCGACAATGCCCACCTGGTTCGCGAGCTCAAGCGCGAGGCGCTGGAGCGGAAACTGCTGTACGACGTGGGGATACGTCTGGCGGGCGCGCTCGAACTCAACGAGCTGCTGAAAGATATCATGGCGTCGATGCAGCAGGTGGTGCACTATGAGGTCGGTGGTATTTTTCTTATCGATGCGGCCCGGAACGATATCCAGTCGATCTACACGGTCGGTTACGAGCAGGGAGTGGACGACAAGCTGAATCTCAAGATCGGGCAGGGTCTTGTTGGGCATGTAGCCAATACCGGCCTGGGCGTGATCGTGCCCGATGTGACCCGCGATCCGTACTATATCTCCGTGCACGATGAAACGCGCAGCGAAATCGCGGTGCCGATCAAGGTGGGCGATCGGGTGATCGGCGTGATCAATCTCGAGTCGAATGAGCTCGACGCTTATGATGAACACTCACTTTCGCTGATCAACGCCTTCGCCGCTCACGCGGCGATTTCGCTGGAACGCGCGCGGATGCATGAGTCGATGATGGCCGGCAAGAGGCTCGAAGAGCAGCTCAACGTGGCGCGGACGATCCAGCAGACGTTTCTGCCGAACAAGCCGCCCAGGGTCAAAGGGTACGACATTCGCGGCTCCAACGTGTCCTCGGGGCAGGTCGGCGGCGACTATTTTGACTATATCAAAATCGTCGACAGTCAGCACGGACTGACGGTGGCCGATGTGTCCGGCAAGGGAGTGCCCGCGGCGCTGATCATGGCGTCGTTTCGGGCGTCGCTCATCGCGGAGATACGGAACAACTATTCGATTCGGACGATTTGCCAGAAAGTGAATACGCTGCTCGTGGAGTCGCTCGATCCGGGGCGCTACGTGACCGCGGTGTACGGCGTGCTGGACAGCGCCAACAACATTTTCACCTACGCAAACTGCGGCCATAATCTGCCGTTTCTGCTTCGTGCCGACGGTTCCGTGCAGTATCTGCGCGAGGGCGGCCCGGTGCTGGGCGTGACGGCGCACGCCGTGTTCGAAGAGCAGGCCGTGTTTCTCAATGTCGGCGACCTGATCGTGCTGTATACCGACGGGGTTACCGAGGTGTTCAACGAGGACGGCGAGGAGTTCGGAATCGAGCGGCTGGTGGAGATCGTGAAGGGATGCCGCGACTGTTCGTGCGAGCAGATAGAGCATCGAATCTACAACGAGGTGCGCGGATTCGCGGCCAAATCACACCGGTTCGACGACTTCACGTTGATGATTATCAAGCGGCTGGAGTAG